Proteins from a single region of Palaemon carinicauda isolate YSFRI2023 chromosome 1, ASM3689809v2, whole genome shotgun sequence:
- the LOC137638827 gene encoding uncharacterized protein, protein MKHLNHKLRIGCGPDLQPPPLVLLVNRVLVEEVVEVDRSSGRRMGKEVDIEIRNFECQTTDGYVYRRKWWRNKARNIGKGFMLFYQRFDGRRNGIGDIIKEKDTKRVLEVKRVSDRAMRLKLEIKGVTVNVISAYAPQAGCEAEEEEKL, encoded by the coding sequence ATGAAACATCTGAATCATAAACTGCGGATCGGTTGCGGCCCCGATTTACAACCACCACCTCTGGTACTGTTGGTCAACAGGGTATTagtggaggaggttgtagaagttGACAGAAGCAGTGGAAGGAGAATGGGGAAGGAAGTAGATATTGAGATTAGGAATTTTGAATGTCAGACCACTGACGGGTATGTGTACAGGAGAAAGTGGTGGAGAAACAAGGCAAGGAATATAGGTAAGGGTTTCATGCTGTTCTATCAAAGGTTTGATGGGAGGAGGAATGGCATTGGTGACATCATAAAGGAAAAAGACACTAAACGTGTGTTGGAGGTGAAGAGAGTATCAGATAGGGCAATGAGACTGAAGTTGGAAATTAAGGGTGTAACGGTGAATGTCATTAGTGCATATGCTCCTCAAGCTGGTTGTGAGGCTGAGGAGGAGGAAAAGCTCTAG